Part of the Triticum urartu cultivar G1812 chromosome 2, Tu2.1, whole genome shotgun sequence genome, AGGCGGCCGTCGTGGCGCCGGGGCCGCGCCGGCACGCGTACGCGGCGATGATGTACATGGGCACGCCCCGCGACTACGAGTTCTACGTGGCCACGCGCGTCATGATGCGCTCGCTGCGCGGCTTCGGCGCCGACGCCGACCGCGTGGTGATCGCCTCGCTCGACGTCCCGCCGAGCTGGGTCCAGGCGCTGTAAGCCCTCCCCCACTCCCCCCCTTGTCGTATTTCTGCCTTGGATCGTTGGGCGGTGCCAAAAATTTCACCCCCCTGTTGACTATCGAGTAGATATTCGATGCCTAGTTTGGTTGCTTGTGAGTGTTTCTTTTTCTTCAACCTCCGGTTGCTTCGCTGGTTGACTTCGCGCTTGGTTCGTTGCTAGTTGCGTATTTATAGCTACATCTATGCTCTGTCAGTAGCAACTTGGGTAGTTCCATGCCGTATTTTGATTCGACCCCCTTCGTCTGCTGTTTTGCGTCTGAACTTTGGTTGGTCAGTGGAACGCCTTCGTTGCTGCCCAACGCCGATTGATGATTATCTGATTATTTCGCAGCAAAGATTAGTGATTATTGTTTGACTTGATGTTACAGTGTATGGATATATTCATCtgtttccttcttcttctttggtTCAAACTTGATTTTCTTCCTGTACAACTCTCTGAACATATCGGGTATCCGGTCTGAAAGGTGGCGCTCTGCCGTTGCTGAAATATGTAAAGTTCTTGCAATTTCATCTTGCATTTCTGTGAACAGTTTTGGCGCGCGGATCCTTTTCGCATTGTCCTGTTGGTTACTGTTTCTTCCCGTACTTCGGGATGCACAGACGATACATATGTTACATGCTTGCTTCTTGGAAATGGTCTTCTCTAATGGTTACTGTCGTTGAGTCGGTTGCTCTCGTATGCTTCTTGGAAATGGTCGTCTCTAATGGCACAAAGTCATTGGAGTTTGTTAAGAATACCACCTCATCTGCGTTTTGAAATATTTGTTGATAAATTGCGAGACCCGAGCTGCGAATTTCCACCCACCAATTTGCACACATTTTACCTACCTTATTGTTAACCAGTATTTCTTCACTGTAGAACATTTCGTGTTCGACCACTGATTTGTGTTTCTGTTGGATATTTGCTGAAAGCCGCAAGATTTGACCAGTCAACTTATAGAGTACTTATAGAGTACTTGTTAGGTGATTAACTGACTGTGACCGCATATAGCTGTAAAAGGTAATTTCAGATGGGCATATATGTCGTGCTGTTTAAGTGACCACATCTGGATGTCAGACTAGGTTGATTTATCTCTGTTATGGCTTGTTAGTTGGACCTACGAGATTATGGTTTCAGAACATCCTAGCTTTGTTTTGTGGTTTTGCAAGTTTTCTCTGTATCTTGGTGGCCAAAACTTTCTCCCCTGTTCCAGAGAATGTCAGCCTGTGAATTATTTTCGAATTTGGGCATTTTCACAAGTGGGCTTTAATATATGGACTAATGCATTCAAAACTTCAAGCTGTATTATGAGAAGTTGAGAGTTGTTTCGGGTTTAGAAGCTTACTACATCTGATCCAAAATGTAGGTCCTTATAGCATTTTACCAGTCAAACATTTAAGAATTAGTGCATTCAAGACATCAAACAGTACTAGATTTATCATGAAATATACCTTTATAATATATAGTTTTCATGATGTGAGACAACGTATTCGCATGGAAATCTACGGTTGAAGTACCTACCACCTTGAAGACTATGTCGATGTCCTAAAGACTTACATTTTGGATCACTAGAGATAGTTACTATCGAGCTGTGTATTCAACAGTATTTTTTATATGAGAACTATAACCGATCATGAACGGAAAATAGTGGCAGTATAGAGGAAACTAAGGCGATCAGGTTGCAATAAAAATGGAGCCGGGCGGGGTCACTCTCTAGTTGTGTGACAACAGTTATTATGGCAGTGCGTGAAGCATTATGCTTTTTATTTTATCTTTTAATGTAACATTCTTGTGATGCCTCATGCTACTGCTAGAATTCACATGTATTCTGAAGCAAATCATGCAGCATACATTAATTACTGTTAAATATGCTTAATCTGGAATGTACCTTTTTTTGGCATGCAGAGTCTTGATTCTGTTATTTATTTATGAATCTCCAACTGTTCCTGTAGGAAAGATGATGGTGTGAAGGTGGTCTCTGTGGATAATTTGAAGAACCCATACGAAAAACAAGATAACTTCAACTCACGATTCAAGTTGACCTTAAATAAGCTGTATGCTTGGAGCTTAGTTTCCTATGACCGAGTTGTTATGCTAGACTCTGACAACATGTTTCTCCAGAACACTGATGAATTATTTCAGTGTGGCCACTTCTGTGCAGTCTTCATCAACCCTTGCATCTTCCATACAGGCCTCTTTGTACTGAAGGTAGGATTACTTAATCAGCACACATCTCCTTTCTTCTGTAAACATTATTATCCTTTTGCAGATCTAAGACTAAAGTTGTGTTATTGCTTTGTTATTTGCAATGGTTATGAATGGAACTTTTGAGATCATTTTTGGATGCTTTGTTTGTTGTTCAGTATTTCGTTTTACGAGTGATCTAGCTGTCATTTGATGCTTCGTACTAGTTTATTTACTGTGTTGGGTTAAAAATAGATCTTTGTGGTTTTGTTGTCAACTTGTTTAGTACAGATTGTTTGTTTATCTAAATGTATTTTTTGACATAAATGTATTTATCTAAGATGCGTGATGCATAAGTTTTAGAAATACtccatccgttccaaaatagatgacccaactttgtactaaagttagtacaaagttgagtcatctattttggaatggagggagtatgtatTGTGCGGACTAACTTATGTAGAAAATTTGAACCCATCTTTGTGCTGTAGAAGGACTGGTCATGGTTCTAAAACATTGAAACCCCTTTGTTATGCGCCAAAATAATTATTGTTGACATTCTCACAGTTTTTAATCAACCATTTTTCTTTCCGTTTTTTTACGAAAAGCACGACTATTCTTATGATCTCTTTCTTTTGTTTCTAGCCTTCTATGGATGTTTTTAAGAACATGCTACATGAGCTAGCTGTTGGGCGTGAAAACCCAGATGGTGCAGATCAGGGCTTCCTTGCTAGCTATTTCCCAGACTTGCTTGATCAGCCAATGTTCCATCCACCAGTTAATGGCACCAAGCTTGATGGAAATTATCGCCTTCCTCTAGGCTATCAGATGGATGCATCTTATTATTGTGAGTATGACTACCGGCCGGTATATCATTATTCCATATGCATTTTCTTGGCTAAGACTAATGAACTACACTTCTTTCAGATTTGAAGCTCCGCTGGAGTATCCCGTGTGGACCTAATAGTGTGGTTACATTTCCAAGTGCTCCATGGATGAAGCCATGGTACTGGTGGTCTTGGCCAGTTTTACCTCTGGGACTTTCTTGGCATGAACAACGTCGTGAAAACCTAGGGTGGGTGGTTTCTCTTGAAACTTTGTCATCCATATCTCTATTACATTCTCAAACTCTGATACTAACCTTGCATGCCAGATAAGAAAAGGCTGTTTTGTCAAATGATAAGTAGCACTCATTGTGTACTGATGTGATTGATCACATGTCTTTCTGGAATCGCCATCTGTCTCTTCTTTAGAATAAGAGCTGTATTAGAATAAAACTGCACAACACAGCGTGCTATGATGCTTTTTTATCGTTTAGGATAGATTCCATAAAGTAGGGGTGGTTAAGAACTTGTGATGCCCTAAAAAATTCGCATGGGTGAAGGAGCATCATTAATTGCTATGTAGAATAATTCAGAAACGCATCATCAGTTACATTTTCTGACAATGTTTGAACTTGGTGCAAAACAGGTATTCATCAGAGATACCGATGGCATTATTCCAGGCTCTACTGTACATTGGAGTCATCGCGGTGAACCGGCTAGCACGGCCCAGTTTGTCGAAGCTCTGCTACAACAGAAGAATGGAGAAAAGCACCATGTTCTTACTCACCACGCTCAGAGTAGTGGCAGCATGGTCCATACTTGCAGCCTACACCATTCCCTTCTTCCTCGTCCCACGGACCGTCCATCCGCTGCTAGGCTGGCCACTATACCTGCTCGGCTCTTTCTCCCTCTCTTTGATCGTCATCAACTTCTTCCTCCTCCACCCCCTTGCCGTCCTCACGACATGGTTCGGGATCATCGGCACGCTCTTTGTGATGGCATGCCCATGGTACATGAACGGCGTCGTCAGGGCGTTGGCGGTGTTCGCGTACGCGTTCTTCTGCGCGCCGGTGGTCTGGGCGTCCTTGGTCAAGATAATGAGCTCCTTGCAGGTCCTGATCGAGAGGGACGCCTTCAGGCTGGGGGAGCCTAACCAGACGGCCGAGTTCACCAAGCTTTACTGAGGTGGGGGCAGGACAGATACGTATATGGTGACTTGTAGTGTCGTTCGATTTGATCAGCTAATCCCAGTTCATGTTGGCAATTCTGATGGCCATTTCAGCTGTACAAGTATAACCGCCGAACTTGGGAACTACAGTTGTTGAACCTCTGTAACACGAACTGGAACCATTGGAACCCATGATGATTGTCCTCTTGGACGTGTAGATGATATATATATGGTGCCGAGGAAAAGGGGAAATTGATGCTTGTCCGCATGTGTTGGTCCTGGTTCTGCTGGGGAACATACTCCTACTAGAGTAAATGCTTTTTTGGTTTCTTGATTTGCTGTTGTCGAGGAAAAATGGCCAACACATTCCTAGCTTTCCTCTAATTGATCTGATCTCTTCAGCTCTACTATTACGAGAAATGCCCAAATCTTTTGTCACTATTGCTGTACATGATTTTGCCTCTCCATATGTCCTGGACGCCTGAATGTTTTTTTTCGTTTTTATTATTACCTCCtcccgaattacttgtcttagatttgtcccCAATTACTTGTCagtcttgtcttagatttgtcccAAACTACTTGTCAGtaatttgggacggagggagtacattttaGATGCGTCTCCAATAGCATGCAGGTTGTTATTGTGATTTTGCAATACTTTCGAACTAATAATGTGCAGAGCAAATGATCAAAGTCAGAATTGTTGCCTCGTGGTCGATAAGAACGTGTTCTGTGTGCTGTGTGATCACTTACAATATTGCACATGCTGCGGGCAATCTGACTTCTTTTTGGCGGGTCGCGTGAGGACCTATCTTGAGAAGATTGATCAGATCAATTTTTCTTGTCGAGACAACTAGCCACGCCTGACGCATGATATATTGATTAACAATCTAATTTGGCTGTCATTAAAGAGATAAGAGTGCAGATCATGCTCACTAATATTATACTGCTTCCTTCATCCCACGGTATAAGATCGCACTACAGAATACGTAGAAAACATAATTTGAAAAAGTCTCGCGTAGATCAGGCCGGCGGTTGTCCTTCTGCTGGCATCTGCACAAGGCGGTGCCTTGTCGTCTCAGCCTCTTGCAGAGAGCTACAAAACGGAGCAAACGGAAGCGGTTGTTGCCCACTGGGCACTACCACCTCCGAGAATGAACGGGCGGGGGCGGCTGCTGCTCTGCCTCTTCCTCTCGGCCGCGCTGACGCCGCCGCGGCAGCTCGCCGTCGCCGGAGCGGCCTCCGGTTCCAGTTCCAAGGTGGTGACCAGCCTCCCGGGGTTCCAGGGCCGCCTCCCCTTCCACCTCGAGACCGGGTACCCATTTCTCGCCTTCTTCTTCAGCTTAATGTTGGTTTCTCCACGCACCAAGGCGGATCACCTTGATCGACTCCATTAATTGGCTTCTCGACTTAAGGTACGTGGAGGTGGACGAGGAGAACGGCACGGAGCTGTTCTACTACTTCGTGGAGTCCGAGGCCGGCGCGGAGAAGGCCCCTTTCCTCCTCTGGCTCACCGGCGGCGACCGCTGCACCGTACTCAGTGGCCTCGCCTTGGAGATCGGTACACCTTGCTTACATTCTCAAGCGTGGGCTCGCCAATGCCATTGCTCTTTGACATCATATTATTCCATACATGTTAATGGCGGCAACTGCAGGTCCATTCCAGTTCGTCGCAGAGCCCTACAACGGCACCATACCGCGCCTGCAAATCAACCCCTACTCATGGACCAAGGTCGGTGTCGGTCCAGTTTCTGCACGCTACTTGCTTACTTATGCGAGGCCGGTTCATCCCTGTCCTGTCTTGACAGTGTCCATCTTCATGCAGGTGGCAAATATCCTTTTCGTCGATACACCGGTTGGGGCAGGATTTTCCTTCTCAAGAAGGCCCCAAGGCTACGATGTGGGGGAAGTATCTACCTCGTTGCAGCTCCATGAACTCCTCATCAAGGTATACTAAGTAGTTAGTAGAGTAGCTGCTCTGATCCACTAATTAGTCTAGTTCGATTTAGTTCTTTTTTTGTGGAGGGCTTGGGTACTAATTAGTTTAATCCACGTGACAATGTGTAGTTTTTCATTGACCGTCCTGAGTTCCTCGCAAATCCTCTCTACATCGGGGGAGACTCTCGTGCTGGACAACTTGTGCCATTTATCGCTCAAAAGATCTCAGAAGGTACGTAGGTATTTAGATTCTCAAATGTATAATTGACTAAATTTCAACCTCGATTTTCAATTAAGCTCACCTAGTTCAACACTTCAACTATATGTCCATGATTTGTATTCTGCAGGCATCGAAGCTGGAAGGAGCCCCATCCTTAATCTCAAGGTAACCATCATAATTTTGGCCAAAGAGTTTGCATATGCATCGACATATCGCATATCATAATTACGTTAATTTCCTCGCTCCCAGGGCTATCTGGTAGGCAACCCGGGTACCGGCGAAAACATTGATATTAGCTCTAGAGTGCCGTATGCTCATGGACTTGGTATAATATCAGATCAGTTATATGAGGTAATTATAAACGCATCCACATCCGTTTATTCCAATATATCTGCACCCACCAAAATTTTCTGCACTGCAAATGATATGCATGTTACTCTGTCTCTCATTTTTTCTTCTGTAGACAATATTGGAGCATTGCCAAGGAGAAGACTACATGAATCCTAGAAATACACTGTGCGCTCAATCTCTAGGCACTTTCGACAATGTAAGGACGAGATATCCTACAAATACTTTCAAGCTGCAATTCAAATTACTTGACTGAAGGTTATGTACTGTATGCAATTCAAATTGCAGCTCCTCTCCGAAGTTATGGCCGCCCAAATTTTGTTGGACAACTGCGTTTATGCATCTCCTAGACCAGGCACTGAGACGGGGAAGTCAGCTGGTGCTGCTCGGAAGATCCTAAGCGAGGAAGCAGTAATCGTACCGGGGAAACGAGTAAAACACCCGCCACCTCGTGTGCCACTGGGCTGCATTGTAAGTCAGCATAGTAGAGCCACATACCTCTAACCATTGAAGTATATGTTTCCATTGCTTGAGTTGACTTGATCCTGCATACGCCATGCATGGGTGCAGAGCTACACGGCTTACCTGTCGTATTTCTGGGCAAACGACCCGCTCACCCGAGACGCCCTGGGGATCAAGGACGGCACCGTGGACGAGTGGGTGAGGTGCCACGACGGCGACCTGCCGTACGCCGTGGACATCGGGAGCAGCATCAAGTACCACCGGAATGTCACCGTCAACGGTTACCGTGCGCTGGTGTACAGGTAATAGGTTGCTACTGAAACTGGGATATTTGATCAGCTGAAAGCCGGAACCGGACTGAGTTTTTTGATTGGTGTCGGCAGCGGCGACCACGACGCGATTGTGCCGCACCTGGGGACGCAGGCGTGGGTGAGGTCGCTCGGCTTCCCCGTCGTCGACGACTGgagggcatggcatctcgacggCCAGTCTGCCGGGTTCGTCCTCGTTCCATTTCGATTGCCTTGCCTGCTCTGTTTTCCTCACTCGCTAACAGCGATGCctctgcttgatttattcttcaCGGGTCTGCAGATTCACCGTAGCTTACTCCAACAACATGACATTCGCGACCGTAAAGGTAGGGACATTTGCTGACCGCGTATGTGCCGCGCGTGGTTATTGGTGGATTACCAGTTTTGATTTGTTGTTGCGGGTTGGTTTTGCAGGGAGCCGGGCACACGGCGCCCCAGTACGAGCCCGAGAGGTGCTACGCCATGTTCAACCGTTGGATACTGGACCAGCCGCTCTAGTCCACCTGTATGTAACATCATCTAGCAGGTCTAGGATGTATATGTTCGTGTACACAGACTACCTTATTTGGTGAAGTTTGTTTGGATATATGTGGATCAGGTTTCCTGTATGGGCTTTATTAATTTATAAAGCTGGGCGGTTGCCTTTTTTCTACAAAAAATAGCTATTGAGGTTTAGAAGTTGGCTGGATGTTGATTTGCAAAGTCAAATGCAATACCTTGAGAGGCATGTTACATGGAATTCCCGCGGGAGAGGGCTCAGGTGTTCACGGGTGGAAATTTCCTAAATCAAGAATGTTATCATTATGAAAACTATGTATGTGCAGCTATTTTGAGTTGGTTTGCACATACTAGATGACCCGCCGCGCCCTTcacgcaaaaaaaaaaaaaaaacaactCGCGGACGAGAGAAGTGAAGCGAACTCTTGGAATGACCGTCATGAGAACCTGTAACGAGGATGTATACCTGCCAACACCCATGACTAGTGGCGGTATCAGGCTTAGCAGCCCGGGCTGCGGCAAGGGGTGTGAGCCTCGTTTGCTACGTTAGAGCAACTCCAACCGAACGACCCATTTTATCCGTTTAGATCATCTGGACAAAAAAATTGGCCTAACAAAACGACCTAAACGAACAAAGCGTTCGCCTGCTGTTCGCTTGTTGTCCGTCCCGACCTAAATTAAATCCAAATTTGAGTCACAAATGGCTCTGCGACGAACAAAAGCAGACGCTCACGTCGCTCGCTCTCGTCCGCTCCAGCCCTCTCGTGTCCGGCCTGGACCCACCTATCAGCGACCCCGCACTGCCTCCACAACCGCCCCCACGAGGCCACCGGCGCAGGCCGCCGCGGCGCTCACCGGAGGCGCCATCGGCGCAGGTCGCTGCGGCGCTCACCGGCGAGGCCACCGACGCAAGCCACTGAGCCGAGCAGAGCAGCGGGGAGATCTCGCGGAACGGCAAGCGGGCGACAGGGGATCTCCGGCACTCCTCCTTTCTGCGTCCTCGGCGACGCTCTTGGGACCTAGCCGGCCTAGAGCACGACGGGATGCCGGGCCGCGGCCGCGTGCGGGCCGCCGGAGCAgtccggcggcgacggcggcgcggagCCATGGCGCGGGAGGGAGGAGGGGCAGCCGTGGCGTTCGCAGCGGCGGAAGGAGCACCTCCACGACCTCGCCCACCTCGCCGGAGAAGTCGAGCGGGAGCAGTCCTTCCGGCGGCAGACGTCGCGAGAGGGCCCTGGCCATTTTCTGTCAGCCCTCGTCAACGGAGCACGGCAGCCCTCGACAGCGGAGCACGGCAGCAAGCAGCGAGCAGCTCGGGCGAGAGCGCAGCGGAGCACAACAGCAAGCAGTGGCCGGCTCGGGCCGGCGCGCAGCGGAGCACAACAGCAAGCGGCGGGCGGCTCGGCATGCAGCAAGCAGCGGGCGTCTACTAGAGCAGCAGCAAAACAACAGCAAACACAGCAGCGAGCAGGGCAGCACGGAGTGTTGCGCGTTGGGTGCATTCAGTATCCGGGCTTGTCCGCTGCACATCCGTTAGGCGGATAGATTGACCCAAATAGACAAAAAACAGACAAAATTCGTGTCCGTTTGGGTCACTGCGTTAGAGTTGCTCTTAGAGCATCTACACTTATGGCCCCAACAGcccccctctccccccccccTCGGACGACTTTTTTAGCGCCGATGccgaacacacacacacaccccgtCACGCCCCGAAAACGCCGAAATCTGCCGGCTCGGCCTGTTTTTGGCCCGGCAATCCCAGATCGAACCCAGCGCactgaggggggggggggctgggggCTCCGGCAGAAGGGGAAAATGCGTCTGGGAATAAATCTGACTTGccgtgtcatcttgcacaacatgatcattgaGAGCGAGCACGAAGAGCCAGTGTTTCACACTGAACCATattacaggcagggtcctctttCCCAAGTTGATCACCACCCAGAGCCGACCCTGTGTTTCGGGAGGCCCTAGGCGAACTCGACGACATGGGCCCTCTAAGTCCTAagaccatatatatatatatatatatatgtatgtgtTTGCAtgatacatatatatatatatatatatatatataacttcATTTGCATAATACTAAAAGTAAACTTTCAACCACACATCTTTAGTTTGAAATTTAACTACAATAGTTGTTGGACAATGCAAAATAAAACAAACACGACATGATTACCTCAAATAGGAAACAAATTTATTTGCTCCTCTATATACTTTCACAATCTTCATTTACCTTAACATCTGAATTTTCATGCTCGAGACTAGTTCCTTGCCTATGTTCTTCACTGACATCAACAATACTTGAAGATGTAAAATACTTTGTCAAAGAACCCTTTAGTGGTTGAATTTTCAGatgtatttttttcttttttcagcACCCGACAAATGTTTCTTAGGCAACATGGCATGCTAATGTCCTAATATTACGAAGCAAAGAGTAGACAACGAATTAGAAATTTATAGATCGGATGATAAGAACCCTAGACATGTACACAGAATGACAAAAAATTAGGAAGGTTGAATACATACTATGAAAGATTGAATTAGAAAATTatacatcaaaaattatataCTTCATGGGATGAATCATTGATGAATAATTTAATATACGTACTAAAGAAACTACTAAAATTGGGGGTGGACGAATGGATCAGGAATATTCGAACATGGATATTGGGTACGGACCTACGTTCGCATACATATGTATTGCCGTATTGCTGGAAGGCCGAGTTATCGGATTGCTGCGTGCCGCGGCGGCAACGAGCGGCTGAGGCACCGAGCGAGGAACGACAGAGCGACGGGTTGATGAGACGACGAAGAAGAACCGACCAACGACGAATGGGAAAAGTCAGATTTTTTTTTTGAGAAGAAAGGAAAAGCTAGACATTCCGATTGATTTGTTTCACACGTACGCGTGCATCGAGCAGCTGTGACTTGCGTGCGCGACGCTTCGCTACGCATTACCAGGTGATCCGATGGGCCGAGCCCATCTTGTTTTCTTCCTCTCATAATTTTTCCCTTGTCTATTTTTTTGCTGAGATATACTATATGGATACTACATCATGGGCCCCCCTCCGGCCTGGGCCCTAGGCCGTCGCCCCTCTGCCCATGCTCAGGGCCGGCCCTGCTTACAGGTGTACTCAGTGTACACCCTACGAACTTGTACTTTTCTTACTGCAACCATTGCTCGTACAAGGCGATGGTGTCCTTCACCGTGTGATTCTCGTTGTGTACAACACATGCAACTCGATGGTATCATGAGCAGTGATCTTGTGGTGTTGCGTGGTCTATCCGTGGTCGTCCATGTCAACAAGGAGGGCTGTGGCGATGGTACTCTCTCTATCCGTGGTGTTCATTAGTAGAATGTTGCAGGCAATGGGGGTTGGGGGATGTGCGTAGGGGTGAGTTCAAATGAGTGAGAAGCCTCGGAGAGTTTGAGTTTAATGCAAACGGGTTCAGTTACATATCCGTCGATTGGAATTAGAACCGCAGTGAAGAAGGTGTTCTTTTCCCACGTTTGTTTACGAATCACCATCAGAAAAAGTGAAAGATGGGAGACGCCTTCGAGCGGCTGGAGGAGGCATACAAGAGTTGGCTTCTAACGTGAGTGGGGATGAGAGCAGTTATACCATGGTTTTCTAGCATAGTATGCCCGGACCTTCCTCCATCAGTCTGAGTATGATGTAAGCGGGTTTAGTTATGTTTTCATCGATTGGAATTGGAACTGCCACAAAGAGGTTTTTCGTTTCATGCGTTTGTTTGTCAAACACTTCCAGGAAAAAATGGAAGATGGGAGACAACTTCAAGAGGTTGGAAGAGCTAGACGAAGCGAGTGGCTTCAAAAATGGTTGGGGTGCGAGGGGCTAGGCCATCTTTCTCTAGCGTCGTCTACCCGGATCTCCTTTTGTCTACTCAGCTGGTCGACACTCATTGGGCTACCATGCCACCTGGCGTCGTCTCGAGCGCTTGGGTGCATCTGTGGGGCTATGAGTGTTTTAGAGACGGGGAATAATCCCAAATGCCGAACACAGAAGTCAAAAAGTTAGGTAAATTATATCAAGCACATTTTATGATAATATCTAAACATGATCGGAGTCTCTTGTTGAGCGTCGATCTAGATAATGTTGTTTGTATTACGTAGAGGCGGACATGTTATAGAGAGCAATATTAGAATGTGTATTGCTCGGAAATTATTTAGCTGCATGAGTTGCAAGGAAATGTGGAGTTAAATATTTTGCAAATGAAGTCATGTGATAATCTTGGTTATTTTTCACAAAATCTTTACCAAACTCTTCATTCCAGAAACAATTTAATAGAATTGGTATGAGATGACTTTGTTATTTGCAAGGTTCAGGGGGAGTGTCCTCCTGAACGATAAACTGTTGAGATCTCAGGATCATTCATATTGCATTCTTTTCCTTTATGAACTTTTCTATATGGTTTCTCATAGAAGGGTTATAATGAGACAATAGTAATACAAGCATCGGGATCAGACAATTTTCTATTTATTTTCCCATTGGGTTTTTGTGAGGAGTTTTTCATGGCATATTATGTATGTTTTCTCATATTTTTTCACAGGGTTTTTGGAGTTTTTCAAGAATGACGAAGGTACATGGACAAGCGTAGATTAGGGGGAGTATTGAGATTTAATTAGCACACACTAATTAAGAGATAGTCGACACTTATAACCGACATGCGGTTTCCCTGTGAGGCGGGCACGCACCCCCCTATTCTCTAGGGAACCGACGCATCACTTCGTTGCTTCCCTACGAAACGTCGTGCCTATGCTATGCATCCTCTCATGGGTATATATTTGTACTCCA contains:
- the LOC125539407 gene encoding putative glucuronosyltransferase PGSIP8, which gives rise to MGRLAGLRWLLVLAWAAAGALAAEEDGKAAVVAPGPRRHAYAAMMYMGTPRDYEFYVATRVMMRSLRGFGADADRVVIASLDVPPSWVQALKDDGVKVVSVDNLKNPYEKQDNFNSRFKLTLNKLYAWSLVSYDRVVMLDSDNMFLQNTDELFQCGHFCAVFINPCIFHTGLFVLKPSMDVFKNMLHELAVGRENPDGADQGFLASYFPDLLDQPMFHPPVNGTKLDGNYRLPLGYQMDASYYYLKLRWSIPCGPNSVVTFPSAPWMKPWYWWSWPVLPLGLSWHEQRRENLGYSSEIPMALFQALLYIGVIAVNRLARPSLSKLCYNRRMEKSTMFLLTTLRVVAAWSILAAYTIPFFLVPRTVHPLLGWPLYLLGSFSLSLIVINFFLLHPLAVLTTWFGIIGTLFVMACPWYMNGVVRALAVFAYAFFCAPVVWASLVKIMSSLQVLIERDAFRLGEPNQTAEFTKLY
- the LOC125539406 gene encoding serine carboxypeptidase-like 18: MNGRGRLLLCLFLSAALTPPRQLAVAGAASGSSSKVVTSLPGFQGRLPFHLETGYVEVDEENGTELFYYFVESEAGAEKAPFLLWLTGGDRCTVLSGLALEIGPFQFVAEPYNGTIPRLQINPYSWTKVANILFVDTPVGAGFSFSRRPQGYDVGEVSTSLQLHELLIKFFIDRPEFLANPLYIGGDSRAGQLVPFIAQKISEGIEAGRSPILNLKGYLVGNPGTGENIDISSRVPYAHGLGIISDQLYETILEHCQGEDYMNPRNTLCAQSLGTFDNLLSEVMAAQILLDNCVYASPRPGTETGKSAGAARKILSEEAVIVPGKRVKHPPPRVPLGCISYTAYLSYFWANDPLTRDALGIKDGTVDEWVRCHDGDLPYAVDIGSSIKYHRNVTVNGYRALVYSGDHDAIVPHLGTQAWVRSLGFPVVDDWRAWHLDGQSAGFTVAYSNNMTFATVKGAGHTAPQYEPERCYAMFNRWILDQPL